In Nostocoides sp. HKS02, the DNA window CCGTCGGGCGACGGCCAGCAGCTCGATCACGACGTAGAGCACCGAGCCGGCGGCCAGCCTGAGGAACGCGATGGCGAGGGTGTCGTTGACGACGCTCTGACCCACGAGGGTGCCCACGAAGGTCGGACCGCCACCGATGAGGCCGAGCAGGGCCAGCCGACCCCAGCTCGGGCGCTCGGTGTCGCCGGCCAGCGGCGCGACGATGCCGAACCCCTCGGTGGCGTTGTGCAACGCGAAACCGATCACCAGCAGCAGGGCGAGCGAGAGCTCTCCGCCGGCCGCGGAGTTGCCGATGGCCAGGCCCTCGGCGAAGTTGTGCAGGCCGATGCCCACCGCGATCATCAGCGCGAGGTCGGCGGCAGCCGTGCGAGCCGCGGTGGACACGGGAACCTCCCCGGCAGCCAGGGACGGGGTCGACGGGTCACCACCCACCGAGCCCGCGCTCGGCACACCCACAGGCACTGCGGCCGGCGTCGGGACGGCGCGGGAGCGAGCCCGTCGCGCAGCCATCGCCTTGTCGTAGTAGACGAGTCCGGCCATACCCACGACCAGCCCGAGCGCGAGGACGATGCCGCCCGTGGTTGCCTGACCCCACTTGTGTGCGGCGAGCGCGCTGTCGGTGGGCTCCCAGGCGTGGGAGAGGATGTCCCACACGAGGAACACCAGCACGCCGATGGCGACACCGTTGAGCGCGGCCTTCAGCCGCGGCGCGGGCTGGCGCAGCCGCCCGATGGGCAGGCCGAGAAAGATCGTGAAACCGGCGATCATGCCCAGAAGGGCAATCTGCATGGCTGACATCAGTACTCCTGGAGCGAGGACAAACCCGACACGGTTAGGCGAGCCTTACCTATCTAACCATGCCACGGAGGGTCGGCCCGATGCACATCGGAGCCGTTATGCGCCTCGATGACCGAATTGCCCCGTAACGCAGGGCCCGGCGGCTCGTTGTGACTCATGACACCCACATCCGTCCTCAGGGAGGCCGTCCGTGCTCGTCGTTTCGA includes these proteins:
- a CDS encoding ZIP family metal transporter, with protein sequence MQIALLGMIAGFTIFLGLPIGRLRQPAPRLKAALNGVAIGVLVFLVWDILSHAWEPTDSALAAHKWGQATTGGIVLALGLVVGMAGLVYYDKAMAARRARSRAVPTPAAVPVGVPSAGSVGGDPSTPSLAAGEVPVSTAARTAAADLALMIAVGIGLHNFAEGLAIGNSAAGGELSLALLLVIGFALHNATEGFGIVAPLAGDTERPSWGRLALLGLIGGGPTFVGTLVGQSVVNDTLAIAFLRLAAGSVLYVVIELLAVARRTGLKELTTWCILGGLALGFLTDGILVAAGA